The proteins below come from a single Synechococcus sp. WH 8101 genomic window:
- the panB gene encoding 3-methyl-2-oxobutanoate hydroxymethyltransferase, with amino-acid sequence MRPADLIRFKQSGQIITMLTAWDALSAAMVQAAGADLVLVGDSLAMVVLGHATTLPVTLEQMLQHTQAVCRGLSGPLERQPLVVCDLPFLSYQCGEEQAVAAAGTLLKNSGAAAVKLEGAEPEIVQVIDRLVRMGIPVMGHLGLTPQAVHRLGYRRQAEDPRSQDTLLRQAATLEANGCFALVLEHVPAQLASRVRQALRIPVIGIGAGDDCDGQVRVSADLLGLTPLQPPFSPALIPGRQLLVEALQGWVAAQRQPAGSPTSAPPPPAPDC; translated from the coding sequence ATGCGACCAGCCGACCTGATCCGGTTCAAGCAGTCGGGGCAAATCATCACCATGCTCACCGCCTGGGATGCCCTTTCGGCGGCCATGGTGCAGGCAGCCGGCGCCGATCTGGTGCTGGTGGGTGATTCGCTCGCCATGGTGGTGCTGGGCCATGCCACCACCCTGCCGGTGACGTTGGAGCAGATGCTGCAACACACGCAGGCGGTCTGTCGTGGCCTTAGTGGACCGCTGGAGCGCCAGCCCCTGGTGGTGTGCGACCTGCCCTTTCTCAGTTACCAATGCGGCGAGGAGCAGGCCGTGGCAGCCGCCGGAACCCTGCTGAAGAACTCCGGAGCCGCCGCCGTGAAGCTGGAGGGAGCTGAGCCGGAGATCGTGCAAGTGATCGACCGGCTGGTGCGGATGGGGATTCCGGTGATGGGCCATCTGGGGCTCACGCCGCAGGCGGTGCATCGCCTCGGCTACCGGCGGCAGGCGGAAGATCCCCGCAGCCAGGACACCCTGCTCCGCCAAGCGGCAACGCTGGAAGCCAACGGCTGTTTCGCCCTGGTGCTGGAACATGTGCCAGCCCAGTTAGCCAGCCGGGTGCGCCAGGCGCTGCGCATTCCTGTAATCGGCATCGGTGCCGGAGACGACTGCGACGGTCAGGTGCGGGTGAGCGCCGATCTGCTCGGGCTTACCCCCCTGCAACCGCCCTTCAGCCCGGCCCTGATCCCGGGGCGGCAACTGCTGGTGGAGGCGCTTCAGGGCTGGGTGGCTGCACAACGGCAGCCGGCAGGGTCTCCCACCAGCGCACCACCTCCACCAGCACCTGATTGCTGA
- a CDS encoding DUF4359 domain-containing protein — protein sequence MAVAVVGAGAALVVTNPSMADYQQHAGAQLVQLATEELCDRQGLPMVLRLWIRDCPRLIADQRGALTALAAQVTRRRSFGLFSVFTTQLGGQDLLPSLRLPGYTVTTIGIAGQFLTVQTKADGGKLE from the coding sequence TTGGCCGTTGCTGTAGTGGGAGCTGGGGCCGCCCTGGTGGTCACCAATCCCTCTATGGCTGACTATCAGCAGCATGCCGGTGCCCAGCTGGTGCAGCTCGCCACCGAGGAGCTCTGTGATCGGCAGGGCCTGCCGATGGTTCTCCGCCTCTGGATTCGCGACTGTCCGCGGCTGATTGCTGATCAGCGCGGTGCACTCACGGCCCTGGCCGCCCAGGTCACCCGTCGCCGTTCCTTCGGGCTGTTCAGCGTGTTCACCACCCAGCTGGGGGGGCAGGATCTGCTGCCATCGCTGCGGCTGCCCGGTTACACCGTGACCACGATCGGCATTGCCGGTCAGTTCCTCACGGTGCAGACCAAGGCCGACGGGGGCAAGCTCGAGTGA
- a CDS encoding PIN/TRAM domain-containing protein, which translates to MVEPLILLVFLLSGASAGWMGVHLLPQELLDESTNVAGVRWVLTGFGAFFGLIAGLVFQRLREQLMRQVRSMPTDLLVSRAVGLILGLLVANLLLAPILLLPLGGAIALLKPLAAVLSNVFFGVLGYNLAEVHGRTLLRLFNPSSAEALLVADGVLTPASAKILDTSVIIDGRVSGLLACGLLEGQVIVAQTVIDEMQQLADSNNPEKRARGRRGLKLLTELREAYGRRLVINTTRYEGDGTDDRLLKLSADTGGTLVTADYNLAQVAQVQELKVMNLSDLVIALRPEVQPGDELLLKIVREGKEDNQGVGYLEDGTMVVVEGARSAIGERRPVVVTGALQSPSGRMVFARLEKEAPAGKPSKPNRPSRPAKPGP; encoded by the coding sequence ATGGTGGAACCGCTCATCCTGCTTGTGTTCCTGCTCTCCGGCGCCTCGGCCGGATGGATGGGTGTGCATTTGCTGCCTCAGGAGCTGCTCGACGAGAGCACCAACGTGGCTGGCGTGCGATGGGTGCTCACGGGCTTCGGCGCCTTCTTCGGCCTGATCGCTGGCCTGGTGTTTCAACGCCTGCGCGAGCAGTTGATGCGGCAGGTGCGCAGCATGCCCACCGATCTGCTGGTGAGCAGGGCCGTGGGCCTGATCCTGGGGCTACTGGTGGCCAATCTGCTGCTGGCGCCGATCCTGCTGTTGCCCCTGGGGGGGGCGATTGCGCTGCTGAAACCCCTGGCGGCGGTGCTGAGCAATGTGTTTTTCGGAGTGCTGGGCTACAACCTCGCCGAAGTGCATGGCCGCACTCTGCTCAGGTTGTTCAATCCATCCTCGGCTGAAGCCCTGCTGGTGGCCGATGGGGTCCTCACCCCAGCCAGCGCCAAGATTCTCGACACCAGCGTGATTATCGATGGCCGCGTCAGCGGCCTCCTGGCCTGCGGCCTGCTCGAGGGCCAGGTGATCGTCGCCCAGACGGTCATCGATGAAATGCAACAACTCGCTGATTCCAACAATCCGGAGAAGCGCGCCCGTGGCCGCCGCGGCCTCAAACTGCTGACCGAACTCCGGGAGGCCTACGGCCGTCGCCTTGTGATCAACACCACCCGCTACGAGGGTGACGGCACTGACGACCGCCTGCTCAAACTGAGCGCCGACACCGGCGGCACGCTGGTGACGGCCGACTACAACCTCGCCCAGGTGGCTCAGGTTCAGGAGCTCAAGGTGATGAATCTGAGCGACCTTGTGATCGCCCTGCGCCCCGAGGTGCAACCCGGTGATGAGCTGCTGCTGAAAATCGTGCGTGAGGGCAAGGAAGACAACCAGGGGGTGGGCTACCTCGAGGACGGCACGATGGTCGTGGTGGAAGGGGCGCGATCGGCGATCGGCGAGCGACGTCCCGTGGTGGTGACCGGCGCGCTGCAGAGTCCCTCCGGACGCATGGTGTTTGCCCGTCTGGAAAAGGAGGCTCCCGCGGGAAAGCCCAGCAAACCGAATCGGCCCTCCCGCCCCGCCAAGCCAGGCCCATGA
- a CDS encoding cell division protein FtsQ/DivIB, with product MSRQRSARPLPPGVERRRRLRQERRRDRLIQLWRLLLFSGSAMALAWLLLSMGWTLRSPEQLRVNGSERISSEAVTQAAGLRFPLPLLSLDPRALERTLLRELPVQSAAVHRRLLPPALDVDLEDRRPMAAASRVSPGGMERGMVDRNGQWMPQTVASRGDQPETSILVTGWTARQRPMIARLLERRDALGSPLQRISIAPDGAISIQTAALGRVDLGADPNLLDQQVVSMAELSRSLPSHLRQKAGTSIDLSDPAKPELQLRAGKTPASES from the coding sequence GTGAGCCGCCAGCGATCTGCCCGCCCTCTCCCCCCCGGCGTTGAACGCCGCCGTCGCCTACGCCAGGAACGGCGCCGCGACCGGCTGATTCAGCTGTGGCGCCTGCTGCTGTTCAGCGGCAGTGCCATGGCTCTTGCCTGGCTCCTGTTGAGCATGGGCTGGACCCTGCGCAGCCCGGAGCAACTGCGGGTGAACGGCAGCGAGCGGATCAGCAGCGAAGCCGTGACCCAGGCGGCAGGTCTCCGTTTCCCCCTGCCCCTGCTGAGCCTCGACCCCAGGGCGCTGGAACGCACCCTGCTGCGGGAACTGCCGGTGCAATCAGCTGCTGTGCATCGCCGACTCCTGCCCCCCGCCCTGGATGTGGACCTGGAGGACCGTCGCCCCATGGCGGCCGCCAGTCGAGTCAGCCCCGGTGGTATGGAGAGGGGCATGGTCGATCGCAACGGCCAGTGGATGCCCCAGACCGTGGCCTCGCGGGGCGATCAGCCGGAAACCTCGATCCTGGTGACGGGCTGGACCGCTCGCCAACGGCCCATGATCGCCCGACTGTTGGAGCGACGCGATGCCCTGGGGAGCCCCTTGCAACGCATCAGCATTGCTCCGGATGGTGCCATCAGCATTCAGACGGCCGCTCTCGGCAGGGTGGACCTGGGCGCAGACCCCAACTTGTTGGATCAACAGGTGGTGAGCATGGCCGAGCTCAGCCGCAGCCTCCCCAGCCACTTGCGCCAGAAAGCGGGCACAAGCATCGATCTCAGTGATCCCGCCAAGCCGGAACTCCAGCTCCGTGCCGGCAAGACTCCCGCCAGCGAATCCTGA
- the ftsZ gene encoding cell division protein FtsZ — protein MHPQLNGSAATMEMMGAHQSPHADSTGILPSQSARIEVIGVGGGGSNAVNRMIQSDLEGVAYRVLNTDAQALLQSAADHRVQLGQTLTRGLGAGGNPSIGQKAAEESRADLQQALQGADLVFIAAGMGGGTGTGAAPVVAEVAKESGALTVGIVTKPFSFEGRRRMRQADEGIARLAEHVDTLIVIPNDRLRDAIAGAPLQEAFRSADDVLRMGVKGISDIITCPGLVNVDFADVRSVMTEAGTALLGIGVGSGRSRAVEAAQTAINSPLLEAARIDGAKGCVINISGGRDMTLEDMTTASEVIYDVVDPEANIIVGAVVDERLEGEIHVTVIATGFENGQPYRTERAATRSESTPYTPSSSQDSGANIPQFLRQRQLRRESTND, from the coding sequence ATGCACCCACAGCTCAATGGTTCGGCCGCAACGATGGAGATGATGGGAGCACATCAATCCCCCCATGCCGATTCCACTGGCATCCTCCCCAGCCAGTCTGCGCGGATTGAGGTGATCGGGGTGGGTGGGGGCGGCAGCAATGCCGTGAACCGCATGATCCAGAGCGATCTGGAAGGTGTGGCCTACCGGGTGCTCAACACCGATGCCCAGGCCCTGCTCCAGTCGGCGGCAGATCATCGAGTGCAACTGGGCCAGACCCTCACCCGCGGATTAGGAGCGGGCGGCAATCCCAGCATCGGCCAGAAGGCAGCAGAAGAATCCCGCGCCGATTTGCAACAGGCGCTTCAAGGGGCTGACCTTGTCTTCATCGCCGCCGGCATGGGCGGTGGCACCGGCACCGGCGCTGCTCCTGTGGTGGCCGAAGTGGCCAAGGAGAGCGGCGCCCTCACCGTGGGCATCGTCACGAAACCCTTCAGCTTTGAAGGTCGGCGCCGCATGCGCCAGGCCGATGAAGGCATCGCCCGCCTGGCCGAGCATGTCGATACCCTGATCGTGATCCCCAATGATCGTCTGCGGGATGCGATTGCCGGAGCCCCCCTGCAGGAAGCCTTCCGCAGCGCTGATGACGTGCTGCGCATGGGCGTGAAGGGCATCAGTGACATCATCACCTGCCCAGGCCTGGTGAATGTGGATTTCGCCGATGTGCGCTCGGTGATGACCGAGGCCGGCACCGCCCTGCTGGGTATCGGCGTCGGTTCTGGCCGCTCCCGTGCCGTGGAAGCCGCCCAGACGGCGATCAACAGCCCACTGCTGGAGGCAGCCCGCATCGATGGCGCCAAGGGTTGTGTGATCAACATCAGCGGTGGTCGAGACATGACCCTCGAAGACATGACCACCGCCTCCGAAGTGATCTACGACGTGGTGGATCCGGAAGCCAACATCATCGTGGGTGCCGTCGTCGATGAGCGACTGGAGGGAGAAATCCACGTGACGGTGATCGCCACCGGGTTTGAGAACGGCCAGCCTTATCGCACCGAACGCGCCGCGACACGATCTGAATCCACGCCCTACACCCCGTCATCCAGCCAGGATTCCGGCGCCAACATCCCTCAATTTCTGCGCCAGCGTCAGCTTCGTCGCGAGTCGACCAACGACTGA
- a CDS encoding D-alanine--D-alanine ligase family protein — MPTSPVRVGVVFGGASGEHAIAIRSATTVVQALRSGRNRERFDVVPFYIDRAGRWWPAAVAESVLQSGEAAEETDLPQPLPAPGFSQLPAGSETVEIWYPVLHGPNGEDGTVQGLFTLMAKPFVGAGVLGSAMGMDKLAMKAAFAAAGLAQVPYVGLDASSLDSAATRATLLERIETELGYPCFVKPANLGSSVGISKVRNRAELERGLAVAAELDHRLVVEQGVQARELECAVLGVRQLKASVVGEIRFDADWYDYTTKYSDGLSHTLIPAPISAARQAELQAMALEACRVLGVVGQARVDFFYDESQERLWINEVNTLPGFTSQSMYPMLWEASGLPLEDLVAQLVESARE, encoded by the coding sequence ATGCCCACTTCCCCTGTTCGCGTCGGCGTGGTGTTTGGCGGTGCATCCGGGGAACACGCCATCGCCATCCGCTCGGCCACCACGGTGGTTCAGGCCCTGCGCAGCGGACGCAACCGGGAGCGCTTCGACGTGGTGCCGTTTTACATCGACCGCGCCGGACGCTGGTGGCCGGCGGCGGTGGCCGAAAGCGTGCTGCAGAGCGGCGAAGCAGCGGAGGAGACTGACTTGCCCCAACCCTTGCCCGCACCTGGCTTCTCCCAGCTGCCGGCAGGCTCCGAAACCGTGGAGATCTGGTATCCGGTGCTGCATGGCCCCAATGGCGAAGATGGCACCGTGCAGGGTCTGTTCACCCTGATGGCCAAACCGTTTGTGGGAGCGGGCGTGCTCGGGTCGGCCATGGGCATGGACAAACTGGCGATGAAAGCGGCTTTCGCCGCCGCCGGCCTCGCCCAGGTCCCCTACGTGGGCCTGGACGCCTCAAGCCTCGACAGTGCCGCCACTCGCGCGACTCTGCTCGAGCGAATTGAAACGGAGCTGGGCTACCCCTGTTTCGTGAAGCCGGCGAATCTCGGTTCGTCGGTGGGGATCAGCAAGGTCCGGAACCGGGCGGAACTGGAGCGCGGCCTGGCGGTCGCCGCAGAGCTGGATCACCGCCTGGTGGTGGAGCAGGGCGTGCAGGCCCGGGAACTGGAGTGTGCCGTGCTCGGGGTGCGTCAGCTCAAGGCTTCGGTCGTAGGGGAGATCCGCTTCGATGCGGATTGGTACGACTACACCACGAAATACAGCGATGGCTTGAGCCACACCCTGATTCCGGCCCCGATCTCCGCAGCGAGGCAGGCTGAATTGCAGGCGATGGCCCTGGAGGCCTGTCGGGTGCTCGGGGTGGTGGGCCAGGCCCGGGTGGATTTTTTCTACGACGAGAGCCAGGAGCGCCTCTGGATCAATGAGGTGAACACCCTGCCGGGCTTCACCTCCCAGAGCATGTATCCCATGCTCTGGGAGGCCAGTGGCTTGCCCCTTGAGGATCTGGTGGCACAGCTCGTGGAGAGCGCGCGAGAATAA
- a CDS encoding ATP-dependent Clp protease proteolytic subunit → MPIGTPSVPYRLPGSQMERWVDIYTRLGVERILFLGQEVNDGIANSLVAQMLYLDSEDSSKPIYLYINSPGGSVTAGLAIYDTMQYVKSDVVTICVGLAASMGAFLLAAGTKGKRLALPHSRIMIHQPLGGTAQRQASDIEIEANEILRIKEMLNRSMAEMTGKSFETIEKDTDRDYFLSAEEAKDYGLIDRVISHPNEA, encoded by the coding sequence ATGCCGATCGGTACTCCCAGCGTTCCCTACCGCCTGCCCGGCAGCCAGATGGAGCGGTGGGTCGACATTTACACCCGTCTGGGGGTGGAGCGCATCCTCTTCCTCGGCCAGGAAGTGAACGACGGCATCGCCAACAGCCTGGTGGCCCAGATGCTGTATTTGGATTCGGAAGACAGCAGCAAACCGATCTATCTCTACATCAACTCCCCCGGCGGCTCGGTGACAGCGGGGCTGGCGATCTACGACACAATGCAGTACGTCAAGAGTGACGTGGTGACGATCTGCGTGGGGCTCGCCGCATCGATGGGAGCTTTCCTGCTGGCGGCGGGCACCAAGGGAAAGCGTCTGGCGCTGCCTCACAGCCGGATCATGATCCACCAACCCCTCGGCGGCACGGCCCAGCGGCAGGCCAGCGACATCGAGATCGAAGCCAACGAGATTCTGCGCATCAAAGAGATGCTCAACCGCTCCATGGCTGAGATGACCGGCAAGAGTTTCGAGACGATCGAGAAAGACACCGATCGCGACTATTTCCTCAGCGCCGAGGAAGCCAAGGACTACGGCCTGATTGACCGGGTGATCTCCCATCCCAACGAGGCCTGA
- a CDS encoding DUF1611 domain-containing protein gives MLGADQAVVLLQHGGLDSLTGKTGLAMLRHRRGPVVAVIDPHHAGASLEAVTGIHRSVPVVGDLQAALAFGPEVAVVGLAPSGGRLPDPVRADALAALRAGLSLASGLHTRLGDDRELRAACQPGQWIWDLRCEPAGLQVAQARAAALPQRRVLALGTDMAVGKMSACLALQAAAEARGLASGFVGTGQAGILISGAGVALDAVRVDYAAGAVEAAVLRCAERLPADGLVLVEGQGSLCHPGSSASLPLLRGSQATALLLVHRAGQATIDRLPQVPLPPLADLVQLSEALAAIARPAGAGPAPRVRALALNTARLTAPDAQRAIAEAEQALQLVCADPLRGGAETLLQALVEVS, from the coding sequence ATGCTGGGGGCGGATCAGGCGGTGGTGTTGCTCCAGCACGGGGGCCTGGACAGCCTCACCGGCAAAACCGGACTGGCGATGCTGCGCCATCGCCGTGGGCCGGTGGTCGCGGTGATCGATCCCCACCATGCCGGGGCGTCCCTTGAGGCGGTGACGGGGATTCACCGTTCGGTGCCGGTGGTGGGTGATCTGCAGGCGGCCCTGGCCTTCGGCCCCGAGGTGGCCGTGGTGGGCTTGGCGCCGTCCGGAGGCCGGCTGCCGGATCCGGTGCGCGCCGATGCGCTGGCGGCTCTGCGAGCTGGGCTCTCCCTGGCCAGTGGGCTGCATACCCGGCTGGGGGATGACCGGGAGTTGCGGGCCGCCTGTCAGCCCGGGCAGTGGATCTGGGATCTCCGGTGCGAGCCTGCAGGGCTGCAGGTGGCCCAGGCCAGGGCCGCCGCTCTGCCCCAGCGCCGGGTGTTGGCGCTGGGCACGGACATGGCCGTGGGCAAGATGAGCGCCTGCCTCGCGCTGCAGGCTGCTGCTGAGGCACGGGGACTGGCGTCGGGCTTCGTCGGCACCGGGCAAGCGGGCATCCTGATCAGTGGCGCCGGCGTGGCGCTCGATGCGGTGCGGGTCGACTACGCCGCCGGTGCGGTGGAAGCGGCCGTGCTCCGCTGTGCCGAGCGCTTGCCTGCCGATGGCCTGGTGCTGGTGGAAGGCCAGGGTTCGCTTTGTCACCCGGGGTCGTCTGCCTCCCTGCCCTTGCTGCGGGGCAGCCAAGCCACGGCATTACTGCTGGTGCATCGGGCCGGCCAGGCGACGATTGACCGTCTGCCCCAGGTGCCGCTGCCCCCCTTGGCTGATCTGGTGCAGCTCAGTGAGGCACTCGCCGCTATCGCGCGACCCGCAGGAGCGGGGCCGGCCCCCAGGGTGCGGGCCCTGGCGCTCAACACGGCGCGTCTGACTGCTCCTGACGCACAGCGGGCGATCGCAGAAGCAGAGCAGGCACTTCAGCTGGTGTGTGCCGACCCACTGCGAGGCGGCGCTGAGACCTTGCTTCAGGCTCTGGTGGAGGTGAGTTGA
- a CDS encoding ATP-dependent Clp protease proteolytic subunit — translation MTTSAPYYGESTVLRTPPPDLPSLMLKERIVYLGLPLFSDDDTKRQLGLDVTELIIAQLLYLEFDNPEKPIYFYINSTGTSWYTGDAIGFETEAFAICDTLRYVKPPVHTICIGQAMGTAAVILSAGTKGQRAALPHASIVLHQPRSGARGQATDIQIRAKEVLHNKRAMLEILSENTGRSVEQLAKDSDRMSYLTPEQAVEYGLIDRVLGSRKELPTAAPAAV, via the coding sequence ATGACCACGTCTGCGCCCTACTACGGGGAATCAACGGTGTTGCGCACACCGCCCCCGGATCTGCCCTCTCTGATGCTCAAGGAGCGGATCGTGTATCTAGGGCTGCCGCTGTTCTCCGATGACGACACCAAGCGACAACTCGGGCTTGATGTGACCGAGTTGATCATTGCCCAGCTGCTGTATTTGGAGTTCGACAATCCGGAGAAACCGATCTATTTCTATATCAATTCCACAGGCACCAGCTGGTACACCGGTGATGCGATCGGCTTCGAAACAGAAGCCTTCGCCATTTGCGACACCCTCCGCTATGTGAAGCCCCCTGTCCACACCATCTGCATTGGTCAGGCCATGGGCACGGCGGCGGTGATTCTCTCCGCCGGCACCAAAGGGCAAAGGGCTGCACTGCCCCACGCGTCGATCGTGCTGCACCAGCCCCGCAGCGGTGCCCGAGGGCAGGCTACGGACATCCAGATCCGGGCCAAGGAAGTGCTGCACAACAAGCGGGCGATGCTCGAGATCCTTTCTGAGAACACCGGTCGCAGCGTTGAACAGCTCGCCAAGGATTCCGACAGGATGAGTTACCTCACACCTGAGCAGGCTGTGGAGTATGGCCTGATCGATCGGGTGCTGGGCAGCCGCAAGGAGCTGCCGACCGCTGCGCCAGCAGCGGTCTAA
- the miaB gene encoding tRNA (N6-isopentenyl adenosine(37)-C2)-methylthiotransferase MiaB — translation MNKADSERMAGILESMGYREAEAELEADLVLYNTCTIRDNAEQKVYSYLGRQAQRKRTNPNLTLVVAGCVAQQEGESLLRRVPELDLVMGPQHANRLDVLLARVEQGQQVVATEEHHILEDITTARRDSAICGWVNVIYGCNERCTYCVVPSVRGKEQSRLPEAIRLEMEGLAAQGFKEITLLGQNIDAYGRDLPGITPEGRRQHTLTDLLQRVHSVEGIERIRFATSHPRYFTERLIDACAELPKVCEHFHIPFQSGDDAVLKAMARGYTVDRYRRIIDRIRDRMPDAAISADVIVAFPGETEAQYRRTLELIEEIGFDQVNTAAYSPRPNTPAADWPNQLSEAVKVERLREINALVERVAKARSARYAGRTEQVLVEGANPKDPEQVMGRTRTNRLTFFPAARSDGSRWQPGDLVEVRIEAVRSFSLSGTPI, via the coding sequence ATGAACAAGGCCGATTCCGAGCGCATGGCCGGAATCCTGGAATCGATGGGCTACCGCGAGGCCGAGGCCGAGCTGGAGGCCGATCTGGTGCTTTACAACACCTGCACGATCCGCGACAACGCCGAACAGAAGGTTTACAGCTATCTGGGGCGCCAGGCGCAGCGCAAACGCACCAACCCCAATCTCACGTTGGTGGTGGCCGGCTGCGTCGCCCAGCAGGAGGGTGAATCCCTGCTACGGCGCGTGCCCGAGCTGGATCTGGTGATGGGCCCCCAGCACGCCAACCGCCTTGATGTGCTGCTCGCCCGGGTGGAGCAGGGCCAGCAGGTGGTGGCCACCGAAGAGCACCACATCCTGGAAGACATCACCACCGCCCGCCGCGACAGCGCCATCTGCGGCTGGGTGAATGTGATCTATGGCTGCAACGAACGTTGCACCTACTGCGTGGTGCCCTCCGTGCGCGGCAAGGAGCAATCACGGCTGCCGGAAGCGATCCGGCTGGAAATGGAGGGCCTGGCCGCCCAGGGCTTCAAGGAGATCACCCTGCTGGGGCAAAACATCGATGCCTATGGCCGCGATCTCCCCGGCATCACTCCGGAGGGCCGCAGGCAACACACACTCACCGATCTGCTTCAGAGGGTGCACAGCGTGGAAGGCATCGAGCGGATTCGCTTCGCCACCAGCCACCCGCGTTATTTCACGGAGCGCCTGATCGACGCCTGCGCCGAGCTGCCGAAGGTGTGCGAACACTTCCACATTCCTTTCCAGAGCGGCGACGACGCCGTGCTCAAGGCGATGGCCCGTGGCTACACGGTGGATCGCTACCGCCGCATCATCGACCGCATCCGCGATCGCATGCCCGATGCGGCGATCAGCGCCGATGTGATCGTGGCCTTCCCAGGAGAAACCGAAGCCCAATACCGCCGCACCCTTGAGCTAATTGAGGAGATCGGCTTCGATCAGGTGAACACCGCCGCCTATTCCCCACGCCCCAACACCCCCGCCGCCGACTGGCCCAACCAGCTGAGCGAGGCGGTGAAGGTGGAGCGCCTGCGCGAGATCAACGCCCTGGTGGAGCGGGTAGCGAAGGCCCGCAGCGCCCGTTATGCCGGCCGCACCGAACAGGTACTCGTGGAAGGCGCCAACCCCAAAGACCCCGAGCAGGTGATGGGCCGCACCCGCACCAACCGACTCACCTTCTTCCCCGCCGCCCGCAGCGATGGCAGCCGGTGGCAGCCGGGTGATCTTGTGGAGGTTCGGATCGAGGCCGTGAGGTCCTTCTCCCTCAGTGGCACCCCCATCTGA
- a CDS encoding dipeptide epimerase, whose translation MGWCLRRFPLTKAVPLAISRGTTAGVEHLLLRCEAEGVVGLGEAGGLDTGHRAYDTAAIAAELAAMLPALDELDPSQRHTFAPLLPLLSPPARCAVDLALWDWWGHRLGKPLWRLFGLDGDCAVATSVTLGLGRVEQVLQRLERWWQQRPATRIKLKLGSPDGLDHDRQLLDAVAAALQQEQQRRQQPLELQVDANGGWSLDQARRFMPQLQAHRVVLLEQPMAASADPELDRTAFARLKPDCPLPLVADESCWDLEDLLRLAPHVDGINLKLLKTGGLSEALLMARVGRRLGLDLMVGCYSDSSLLNGAAAQLLSLIRWPDLDSHLNLLDDPFQGLPIEVDRLRPPQAVGLGMAPVAEVG comes from the coding sequence ATGGGCTGGTGCCTGCGGCGGTTTCCACTCACCAAGGCGGTGCCCCTGGCCATCAGTCGCGGCACCACCGCAGGGGTTGAGCACCTTTTGTTGCGCTGTGAGGCCGAGGGGGTGGTCGGCCTCGGTGAGGCCGGTGGTCTCGACACGGGACACCGCGCCTACGACACGGCGGCTATCGCGGCCGAATTGGCGGCGATGCTGCCCGCACTGGATGAGCTCGATCCCAGCCAGCGTCACACCTTCGCTCCGCTGTTGCCGCTTCTGTCGCCACCAGCTCGTTGCGCGGTGGATCTGGCGCTGTGGGACTGGTGGGGACATCGCCTCGGCAAGCCTCTCTGGCGCTTGTTCGGGCTTGATGGCGATTGCGCCGTGGCCACCAGCGTCACCCTCGGACTCGGCCGTGTGGAGCAGGTGCTGCAGCGGCTCGAGCGTTGGTGGCAGCAGCGACCGGCCACCCGGATCAAACTCAAGCTGGGCAGTCCTGACGGGCTCGACCACGACCGGCAGCTGTTGGACGCTGTCGCTGCTGCGCTGCAGCAGGAACAGCAGCGGCGCCAGCAGCCCCTTGAACTCCAGGTGGATGCCAACGGTGGTTGGTCGCTCGATCAGGCGCGACGGTTCATGCCCCAGCTCCAGGCCCATAGGGTGGTGTTGCTAGAGCAACCGATGGCTGCCAGTGCGGATCCGGAACTCGATCGCACCGCCTTCGCCAGGCTCAAACCCGACTGCCCGCTCCCCCTGGTGGCCGATGAGAGTTGCTGGGATCTGGAGGACCTGCTGCGCCTGGCTCCCCATGTGGATGGCATCAATCTGAAGCTGCTCAAAACCGGTGGCCTCAGCGAGGCCTTGCTCATGGCTCGAGTGGGTCGGCGGCTCGGGCTCGATCTGATGGTGGGGTGCTACTCCGACAGCAGCCTGCTCAATGGGGCAGCCGCCCAGTTGCTGTCCTTGATCCGCTGGCCGGATCTCGACAGTCATCTCAATCTTCTGGATGACCCATTCCAGGGTCTGCCGATTGAGGTCGACCGGCTGCGCCCGCCCCAGGCGGTGGGGCTCGGCATGGCTCCGGTGGCGGAGGTGGGCTGA